The proteins below are encoded in one region of Pseudomonas putida NBRC 14164:
- the uraH gene encoding hydroxyisourate hydrolase, with amino-acid sequence MGRLTTHVLDAAHGCPGSSIKVELYRVEGQQLELVNTALTNSDGRVDAPLLQGDDYRTGVYQLQFSAGDYYRARGVQLPAQAFLDVVVLRFGIDESQEHYHVPLLISPYSYSTYRGS; translated from the coding sequence ATGGGACGTTTGACCACACACGTACTGGATGCCGCGCATGGCTGCCCGGGCAGCTCGATCAAGGTCGAGCTGTACCGCGTCGAAGGCCAGCAACTGGAGCTGGTGAACACCGCCCTGACCAACAGCGATGGCCGCGTCGACGCGCCGCTGCTGCAGGGTGACGACTACCGCACCGGTGTTTACCAGTTGCAGTTCAGCGCTGGCGATTACTACCGCGCCCGTGGCGTGCAGTTGCCGGCCCAGGCGTTTCTGGATGTTGTTGTGCTGCGCTTTGGCATCGATGAGTCGCAGGAGCACTACCACGTGCCGCTGCTGATCTCGCCGTACAGCTATTCGACCTATCGTGGAAGCTAG
- a CDS encoding GlcG/HbpS family heme-binding protein, which translates to MNVLNLKVAVSLVNAALAAGRKINAAPLTVAVLDAGGHLLALQREDGASLIRPEVATGKAWGAIALGKGSRLLALDAQQRPAFFAALNGMGERPVVPAPGGVLIRDQDGKVLGAVGISGDTSDIDEQCAISAIEEVGLKADAGVAA; encoded by the coding sequence ATGAACGTCTTGAACCTGAAAGTCGCTGTCAGCCTGGTAAATGCCGCACTGGCAGCAGGCCGCAAGATCAATGCCGCGCCACTGACCGTGGCGGTGCTGGATGCCGGCGGGCACCTGCTGGCGCTACAGCGTGAGGATGGCGCAAGCCTTATCCGCCCTGAAGTTGCCACTGGCAAAGCCTGGGGCGCGATTGCCCTGGGCAAGGGGTCGCGCCTGCTGGCGCTGGACGCGCAGCAGCGTCCGGCGTTTTTTGCCGCGTTGAACGGGATGGGTGAACGGCCGGTGGTGCCGGCACCGGGTGGTGTGCTGATTCGTGATCAGGACGGTAAGGTGCTGGGTGCGGTGGGGATCAGCGGCGATACGTCGGATATCGACGAGCAGTGTGCGATCAGTGCGATCGAGGAGGTGGGGTTGAAGGCGGATGCGGGTGTAGCAGCCTAA
- the uraD gene encoding 2-oxo-4-hydroxy-4-carboxy-5-ureidoimidazoline decarboxylase produces MTAFNTLKPSALSRDAFVEAFADIYEHSPWVAEKAYDLGQLGELDEIEALHQRMSDILLSANHADQLALINAHPDLAGKAAIQGELTESSTNEQAGAGIHQCTAEEFARFTELNDAYKAKFQFPFIMAVKGSNRHQILAAFEKRIHNDADAEFKEALAQINLIALFRLLQL; encoded by the coding sequence ATGACCGCCTTCAACACCCTCAAGCCCTCCGCCCTGAGCCGTGACGCCTTCGTCGAGGCCTTCGCCGACATCTACGAGCACTCGCCGTGGGTTGCCGAAAAAGCCTACGACCTGGGCCAGTTGGGCGAGCTGGACGAGATCGAAGCGCTGCACCAGCGCATGAGCGACATCCTGCTCAGCGCCAACCACGCCGACCAGCTGGCGCTGATCAACGCTCACCCGGACCTGGCCGGCAAGGCCGCCATCCAGGGCGAGCTGACCGAATCGAGCACCAACGAACAGGCCGGCGCCGGTATCCACCAGTGCACCGCCGAAGAGTTCGCCCGCTTCACCGAACTGAACGATGCCTACAAGGCCAAATTCCAGTTCCCGTTCATCATGGCGGTGAAGGGCAGCAACCGGCACCAGATCCTCGCCGCCTTTGAAAAACGCATCCACAACGATGCAGATGCCGAATTCAAGGAAGCCCTGGCGCAGATCAACCTGATCGCCCTGTTCCGCCTGCTGCAGTTGTAA
- a CDS encoding TetR/AcrR family transcriptional regulator: MSTIRERNKELILRAASEEFADKGFAATKTSDIAAKAGLPKPNVYYYFKSKDNLYREVLESIIAPIMQASTPFNAEGDPKEVLSAYIRSKIRISRDLPHASKVFASEIMHGAPHLSPNQVEQLNEQARHNIECIQRWIDRGQIAHVDAHHLMFSIWAATQTYADFDWQISAVTGKAKLADSDYDAAAETIIRMVLKGCEPEAA, translated from the coding sequence ATGAGCACCATTCGCGAGCGCAACAAGGAATTGATCCTGCGCGCGGCCAGCGAGGAATTCGCCGACAAGGGCTTCGCCGCCACCAAGACCAGCGATATCGCGGCCAAGGCCGGCCTGCCCAAGCCGAACGTGTATTACTACTTCAAGTCCAAGGACAACCTCTACCGCGAAGTCCTGGAAAGCATCATCGCGCCAATCATGCAGGCCTCGACGCCGTTCAATGCCGAGGGCGACCCCAAGGAAGTGCTGAGTGCGTACATTCGTTCGAAGATCCGCATCTCGCGCGACCTGCCGCACGCCTCCAAGGTGTTTGCCAGCGAGATCATGCACGGCGCCCCGCACCTGTCGCCCAACCAGGTGGAGCAGCTGAACGAGCAGGCCCGGCACAACATCGAGTGCATCCAGCGCTGGATCGACCGCGGGCAGATTGCCCATGTGGACGCGCATCACCTGATGTTCAGCATCTGGGCGGCGACCCAGACCTATGCCGACTTCGACTGGCAGATTTCTGCGGTGACTGGCAAGGCCAAGCTGGCCGACAGCGATTATGACGCGGCGGCCGAGACCATCATTCGCATGGTCTTGAAAGGCTGTGAGCCTGAAGCAGCGTGA
- the puuE gene encoding allantoinase PuuE: MSADYPRDLIGYGNNPPHPQWPGNARIALSFVLNYEEGGERNILHGDKESEAFLSEMVAAQPLQGQRNMSMESLYEYGSRAGVWRLLKLFKDSGVPLTVFAVAMAAQRHPDVIRAMAEAGHEICSHGYRWIDYQNMDEAQEREHMLEAIRILTELTGERPVGWYTGRTGPNTRRLVMEEGGFLYDSDTYDDDLPYWEPNNPTDKPHLVIPYTLDTNDMRFTQVQGFNCGEQFFQYLKDAFDVLYAEGAEAPKMLSIGLHCRLVGRPARLAALKRFVDYAKSHDQVWFARRVDIARHWHATHPYKKENA, from the coding sequence GTGAGCGCTGACTACCCTCGCGACCTGATCGGTTACGGCAACAACCCTCCTCACCCGCAATGGCCGGGCAACGCTCGCATCGCGCTGTCTTTCGTCCTCAATTACGAGGAAGGCGGCGAACGCAACATCCTGCACGGTGACAAAGAGTCCGAAGCCTTCCTGTCCGAGATGGTCGCTGCCCAGCCGCTGCAGGGCCAGCGCAACATGAGCATGGAGTCGCTGTACGAATACGGCAGCCGTGCTGGCGTGTGGCGCCTGCTGAAGCTGTTCAAGGACAGCGGCGTGCCATTGACCGTCTTCGCCGTGGCCATGGCCGCCCAGCGCCACCCTGACGTGATCCGCGCCATGGCCGAAGCCGGCCACGAGATCTGCAGCCACGGCTACCGCTGGATCGACTACCAGAACATGGACGAGGCCCAGGAGCGCGAGCACATGCTCGAAGCCATCCGCATCCTCACCGAACTCACCGGCGAGCGCCCGGTGGGCTGGTACACCGGCCGCACCGGCCCGAACACCCGCCGCCTGGTGATGGAAGAAGGCGGGTTCCTGTACGACAGCGACACCTACGACGACGACCTGCCCTACTGGGAGCCGAACAACCCCACCGACAAGCCGCACCTGGTGATCCCCTACACCCTGGACACCAACGACATGCGTTTCACCCAGGTACAGGGTTTCAACTGCGGCGAGCAGTTCTTCCAGTACCTGAAAGACGCCTTTGATGTGCTGTACGCCGAAGGCGCCGAAGCGCCGAAAATGCTCTCCATCGGCCTGCACTGCCGCCTGGTCGGCCGCCCGGCACGCCTGGCTGCACTCAAGCGCTTCGTCGATTACGCAAAAAGCCATGACCAGGTCTGGTTCGCCCGTCGCGTGGATATCGCCCGCCACTGGCACGCCACCCACCCGTACAAGAAAGAGAACGCCTGA
- a CDS encoding outer membrane protein OmpK codes for MRTINSLILAGGLLACGTTYADDLLQWQNNSLTYLWGKNFKVNPAIQQTVTFEHADGWKYGDNFIFVDKIFYQGQKDAGNGPNTYYGEISPRLSFNKIFDQKVEFGPVKDVLLAMTYEFGEGDTESYLIGPGFDLAIPGFDYFQLNFYNRTTDGSRAGDNVWQITPVWSYTIPVGDSDVLIDGFMDWVVDNDENRRGTYHANLHFNPQIKYDLGKALHLGEKQLYVGVEYDYWKNKYGIKDSDAFTTDQNTMSFLVKVHF; via the coding sequence ATGCGTACCATCAACAGCCTGATCCTCGCCGGCGGCCTGCTGGCCTGTGGCACCACCTACGCCGACGACCTGCTGCAATGGCAGAACAACAGCCTGACCTACCTGTGGGGCAAGAACTTCAAGGTCAACCCGGCGATCCAGCAAACCGTCACGTTCGAGCACGCGGATGGCTGGAAGTACGGCGACAACTTCATCTTCGTCGACAAGATCTTCTACCAAGGCCAGAAAGACGCCGGCAATGGCCCGAATACCTATTACGGTGAGATCAGCCCACGCCTGTCGTTCAACAAGATCTTCGACCAGAAGGTCGAGTTCGGCCCGGTCAAGGACGTGCTGCTGGCGATGACCTACGAGTTTGGCGAGGGTGACACCGAGTCGTACCTGATCGGCCCAGGCTTCGACCTGGCCATCCCCGGCTTTGACTACTTCCAGCTGAACTTCTACAACCGCACCACCGACGGCAGCCGCGCTGGTGACAACGTATGGCAGATCACCCCGGTATGGTCGTACACCATTCCGGTGGGCGATTCCGACGTGCTGATCGACGGCTTCATGGACTGGGTGGTGGACAACGACGAGAACCGCCGCGGCACCTACCACGCCAACCTGCACTTCAACCCGCAGATCAAGTATGACCTGGGCAAGGCATTGCACCTGGGCGAGAAGCAGCTGTATGTGGGTGTGGAGTACGACTACTGGAAGAACAAGTACGGCATCAAGGACAGCGATGCCTTTACGACTGACCAGAACACCATGAGCTTCCTGGTAAAAGTGCACTTCTGA
- a CDS encoding DUF808 domain-containing protein, producing MAGSSLLVLIDDIATVLDDVSLMTKVAAKKTAGVLGDDLALNAQQVTGVRAEREIPVVWAVAKGSFVNKAILVPAALLISAFIPWAVTPLLMIGGAYLCFEGFEKLAHKFLHSKEEDDAQHNARKEAVADATVDLVAFEKTKIKGAVRTDFILSAEIIAITLGTVADAPLSQQIIVLSGIAIVMTIGVYGLVAGIVKLDDLGLWMTQKASSLTQAVGNGILRAAPYMMKSLSVIGTAAMFLVGGGILVHGIEPLHHAIEAFSEGRGGALTGALLNGVAGVLAGGVVLAVVAVAGKLWQAIRPAT from the coding sequence ATGGCAGGAAGCAGTCTACTGGTACTGATCGACGACATCGCCACGGTGCTTGATGACGTCTCGCTAATGACCAAGGTGGCGGCAAAAAAAACAGCAGGTGTGCTGGGCGATGACCTGGCGCTGAACGCCCAGCAGGTTACCGGTGTGCGTGCCGAGCGCGAAATACCGGTGGTGTGGGCGGTGGCCAAGGGGTCGTTCGTCAACAAGGCAATCCTGGTGCCGGCAGCGCTGCTGATCAGTGCGTTCATTCCGTGGGCGGTTACGCCATTGTTGATGATCGGTGGCGCCTACCTGTGTTTCGAAGGCTTCGAGAAGCTGGCGCACAAGTTCCTGCACAGCAAGGAAGAGGACGACGCGCAGCACAATGCCCGGAAGGAAGCCGTGGCTGACGCCACTGTCGACCTGGTGGCGTTCGAGAAAACCAAGATCAAGGGCGCGGTGCGCACCGATTTCATCCTGTCAGCGGAAATCATCGCCATCACCTTGGGTACCGTGGCCGATGCGCCGCTGAGCCAGCAGATCATCGTGCTGTCGGGCATCGCCATCGTCATGACCATCGGCGTTTACGGGCTGGTGGCCGGCATCGTCAAGCTCGATGACCTGGGGTTGTGGATGACCCAAAAGGCATCGAGCCTGACCCAGGCCGTTGGTAACGGAATCCTGCGGGCCGCACCGTACATGATGAAAAGCCTGTCGGTGATCGGCACGGCGGCGATGTTTCTGGTCGGTGGCGGCATTCTGGTTCATGGCATCGAGCCGCTGCATCATGCCATCGAGGCGTTCAGCGAGGGGCGTGGCGGGGCGTTGACCGGGGCACTGCTCAATGGCGTAGCCGGTGTGCTGGCCGGTGGCGTGGTGCTGGCGGTGGTGGCGGTTGCCGGCAAATTGTGGCAGGCAATCCGGCCTGCCACATAA
- a CDS encoding LTA synthase family protein, which produces MRTPLAAPWRYLLLVCSLWFGIFLLTRLILLATHLDEVHGDYISLFFSGALYDLSFLTYAALPLGLYLAVCPAALWRTRWHRRLMSGVLVVSLFVMLFVAVAEWLFWDEFGVRFNFIAVDYLVYSKEVLDNIRESYPLPTLLGSIAVVAVLLALVLRKPLAQALAAPGPTLRQRLGGIAVLAVLGGLSVLLVDQQFPRGQGGNAYQRELASNGPYQFFAAFRNNELDYTQFYASLDAAEAGAQMHQELAEPNARFQASEPEDIRRHISADGTPRKPNIILVTIESFSAKYMGSNGDPRNLTPNLDALRRESLYFNNFYATGTRTDRGLEAITLSIPPTPGRSIVKRIGRESGYGSLGQQLAAVGYDPVFVYGGRGYFDNMNAFFSGNGYRIVDQSSVAESEISFKNAWGMADEDLYRQALKLADADHAKQQPFLLQLMTTSNHRPYTYPDGRIDIPSGDGREGAVKYTDHAIAQFLRDAKGKPWFDNTLFVFVADHTAGSAGMEDLPVSNYQIPLWIYAPKLIAPREDAQLASQIDLAPTLLGLLNLSYTSTFFGRDLLREGSLPPRVLIGNYQHLGLFDGKDLAILSPRGGMRVHQDALGNSREMAAGTDTPLVRRAIAYYQSAANDFSKGLLAWKPQDQGALTEQ; this is translated from the coding sequence ATGCGCACGCCCCTCGCCGCCCCTTGGCGGTATCTTCTGTTAGTTTGCTCACTGTGGTTTGGCATTTTCCTGCTGACCCGCCTGATATTGCTGGCCACCCATCTCGATGAAGTTCATGGCGACTACATCTCGTTATTCTTCAGTGGTGCCCTGTACGACCTGAGCTTCCTCACCTACGCCGCCCTGCCGCTAGGGCTGTACCTGGCCGTGTGCCCGGCAGCTTTGTGGCGCACGCGCTGGCATCGCCGGCTGATGAGCGGGGTACTGGTCGTCAGCCTATTCGTGATGCTGTTTGTCGCGGTGGCCGAGTGGCTGTTCTGGGACGAATTCGGCGTGCGCTTCAACTTCATCGCGGTCGACTACCTGGTGTACTCCAAGGAAGTGCTGGACAACATCCGCGAGTCCTACCCCCTGCCAACCCTGCTGGGCAGCATCGCTGTCGTCGCCGTGCTGCTTGCCCTGGTCTTGCGCAAGCCCCTGGCACAAGCGCTGGCAGCACCGGGCCCCACCCTACGCCAGCGCCTTGGCGGCATTGCCGTGCTGGCGGTTCTGGGTGGCCTGAGTGTGCTATTGGTCGACCAGCAGTTCCCCCGAGGCCAGGGCGGTAACGCTTACCAGCGCGAACTGGCCAGCAACGGCCCATACCAGTTCTTTGCCGCGTTCCGTAACAACGAACTCGATTACACCCAGTTCTATGCCAGCCTTGACGCGGCAGAAGCCGGTGCGCAGATGCATCAGGAACTGGCCGAGCCCAACGCCCGCTTCCAGGCCAGCGAGCCCGAAGATATTCGCCGCCACATCAGCGCCGACGGCACGCCACGCAAACCGAACATCATCCTGGTCACCATCGAAAGTTTCAGTGCCAAGTACATGGGCAGCAACGGCGACCCGCGTAACCTCACGCCCAACCTGGATGCCCTGCGCCGCGAGAGCCTGTACTTCAACAACTTCTACGCCACCGGCACCCGTACTGATCGCGGCCTGGAAGCGATCACCCTATCGATCCCGCCCACGCCGGGGCGCTCCATTGTCAAACGCATTGGCCGTGAAAGCGGCTACGGCAGCCTGGGGCAGCAACTGGCTGCAGTGGGCTACGACCCCGTGTTCGTCTATGGCGGGCGCGGCTACTTCGACAACATGAACGCCTTCTTCAGCGGCAACGGCTATCGCATCGTCGACCAGAGCAGCGTGGCTGAAAGCGAAATCAGCTTCAAGAACGCCTGGGGTATGGCCGATGAGGACCTGTATCGGCAGGCCCTGAAACTGGCCGATGCCGACCATGCCAAGCAGCAGCCGTTCTTGCTGCAGTTGATGACCACTTCCAATCACCGCCCTTATACCTACCCGGACGGCCGAATCGACATCCCCTCGGGCGACGGCCGCGAAGGCGCAGTGAAGTACACCGACCATGCCATCGCCCAGTTCCTGCGCGACGCCAAGGGCAAGCCGTGGTTCGACAATACCCTGTTCGTCTTCGTCGCCGACCACACCGCCGGGAGCGCAGGGATGGAAGACTTGCCGGTGAGCAACTACCAGATTCCGCTGTGGATCTACGCGCCCAAGCTGATCGCCCCCCGCGAAGACGCACAACTGGCCAGCCAGATCGACCTTGCACCAACCCTGCTCGGCCTGCTCAACCTGAGCTACACCTCGACCTTCTTCGGCCGTGACCTGCTGCGCGAAGGTAGCTTGCCGCCACGGGTACTGATCGGCAACTACCAGCACCTGGGGCTGTTCGACGGCAAGGACCTGGCGATCCTCAGCCCACGCGGCGGCATGCGGGTGCATCAGGATGCACTGGGCAACAGTCGGGAAATGGCTGCTGGCACCGACACCCCGCTGGTTCGCCGGGCTATCGCCTACTACCAGAGTGCGGCCAACGACTTCAGCAAAGGGCTGCTGGCCTGGAAACCACAGGATCAAGGTGCGCTGACCGAACAGTAA
- a CDS encoding nucleobase:cation symporter-2 family protein, which yields MSESRKAYIPIAPPREPLPLFQLILVGLQHVLLMYGGAIAVPLIIGQAAGLSREEVAFLINADLLVAGVATIIQSFGIGPVGIRMPVMMGASFAAVGSMVAMAGMPGVGLQGIFGATIAAGFFGMLIAPFMSKVVRFFPPLVTGTVITSIGLSLFPVAVNWAGGGHEAETFGSPIYLLVAGLVLAVILLINRFMRGFWVNVSVLVGMGLGYILAGSIGMVDLSGLKDAPWLQVVTPLHFGMPTFSLAPILSMCLVVVIIFVESTGMFLALGKVTDREVTPGMLRRGLLCDAGASFIAGFFNTFTHSSFAQNIGLVQMTGVRCRFVTIVAGALLILLSLLPKAAFLIASIPPAVLGGASIAMFGMVTATGIKILQEADIGDRRNQLLVAVSVGFGLIPVVRPEFFAQMPQWMEPITHSGIAMATVSALVLNVLFNILGGADRAVHNDACHQH from the coding sequence ATGTCCGAGTCACGCAAGGCGTATATCCCCATTGCGCCGCCGCGCGAACCCTTGCCCTTGTTCCAACTGATCCTGGTTGGCCTGCAACACGTTCTGCTGATGTACGGTGGCGCGATTGCCGTGCCGTTGATCATCGGCCAGGCCGCTGGGTTGTCCCGTGAAGAAGTCGCTTTCCTGATCAACGCCGACCTGCTGGTCGCTGGCGTCGCCACCATCATCCAGTCGTTCGGTATCGGCCCGGTGGGCATCCGCATGCCGGTGATGATGGGTGCCAGTTTCGCTGCTGTCGGCAGCATGGTGGCCATGGCCGGCATGCCCGGCGTAGGCCTGCAGGGGATCTTCGGGGCGACCATCGCCGCCGGGTTCTTCGGCATGCTGATCGCGCCGTTCATGTCCAAGGTCGTACGTTTCTTCCCGCCGCTGGTCACCGGTACGGTGATCACCTCGATTGGCCTGTCGCTGTTCCCGGTGGCAGTCAACTGGGCTGGTGGCGGCCATGAAGCTGAAACCTTCGGCTCGCCGATCTACCTACTGGTGGCCGGCCTGGTGCTGGCGGTCATCCTGCTGATCAACCGCTTCATGCGTGGCTTCTGGGTCAACGTATCGGTGCTGGTGGGCATGGGCCTTGGCTACATCCTGGCCGGCTCCATCGGCATGGTCGACCTGTCTGGCCTGAAAGACGCGCCGTGGTTGCAGGTGGTAACCCCACTGCACTTCGGCATGCCGACCTTCAGCCTGGCGCCGATCCTGTCCATGTGCCTGGTGGTGGTGATCATCTTCGTCGAGTCCACCGGCATGTTCCTGGCCCTGGGCAAGGTGACTGATCGCGAAGTTACGCCAGGGATGCTGCGTCGCGGCCTGCTGTGCGATGCCGGTGCATCGTTCATTGCCGGCTTCTTCAACACCTTTACCCACTCCTCGTTCGCCCAGAACATCGGCCTGGTGCAGATGACCGGGGTGCGCTGCCGCTTTGTCACCATCGTGGCCGGTGCACTGCTGATCCTGCTCAGCCTGCTGCCAAAAGCGGCCTTCCTGATTGCCTCGATCCCGCCTGCGGTACTGGGCGGCGCGTCCATTGCCATGTTCGGCATGGTCACTGCCACCGGGATCAAGATTCTTCAGGAGGCGGACATCGGCGACCGCCGCAACCAGCTGCTGGTGGCGGTGAGCGTCGGCTTCGGGTTGATCCCCGTAGTGCGTCCGGAGTTCTTTGCCCAGATGCCGCAGTGGATGGAACCCATCACCCACAGTGGTATCGCCATGGCCACGGTCAGTGCCCTGGTGTTGAACGTGCTGTTCAACATCCTCGGTGGCGCCGACCGCGCGGTGCACAACGACGCCTGTCACCAGCATTGA
- a CDS encoding ureidoglycolate lyase, translating to MRTLMIEPLTKEAFAQFGDVIETDGSDHFMINNGSTMRFHKLATVETAEPEDKAIISIFRADALDMPLTVRMLERHPLGSQAFIPLLGNPFLIVVAPVGDAPVSGLVRAFRSNGRQGINYHRGVWHHPVLTIEKRDDFLVVDRSGSGNNCDEHYFTEEQMLILNPHQ from the coding sequence ATGCGCACCCTGATGATCGAGCCCCTGACCAAAGAAGCCTTCGCCCAGTTCGGAGATGTGATCGAAACCGACGGCAGCGACCACTTCATGATCAACAACGGCTCGACCATGCGCTTTCACAAGCTCGCCACGGTCGAGACCGCCGAGCCCGAAGACAAGGCGATCATCAGCATCTTCCGCGCCGACGCGCTGGACATGCCGCTGACCGTACGCATGCTGGAACGCCATCCGCTGGGCAGCCAGGCTTTCATCCCGCTGCTCGGCAACCCCTTTCTGATCGTGGTCGCGCCCGTTGGCGATGCACCTGTATCAGGCTTGGTCCGCGCCTTCCGCAGTAATGGCAGGCAGGGCATCAATTACCATCGCGGCGTTTGGCACCACCCGGTGCTCACGATCGAAAAGCGGGATGATTTCCTGGTGGTTGATCGCAGTGGTTCTGGCAACAACTGCGATGAGCATTACTTCACCGAGGAACAGATGCTGATCCTCAATCCCCACCAATAA
- a CDS encoding outer membrane protein OmpK: MKRITTSLLLGSSLLATLPSHAGEWLQWHGESLTYLYGKDFKVNPDIQQTITFEHANKWKYGDTFMFVDKIFYNGKADASKGVTTYYGEFSPRLSFGKIFDQKLAFGPIKDVLLAMTYERGEGDNEAYLIGPGFDLNIPGFNYFTLNFYVRNTEGSRPGDNVWQITPGWSYTIAVGRSDILIDGYMDWVPDNDQTRRGTYHANLHFNPQVKYDLGKALNLGAKQLYVGFEYSYWKDKYGIDSRGNLESNQSVASALIKVHF; this comes from the coding sequence ATGAAGCGCATCACCACGTCCCTGTTGTTGGGCAGCAGCCTGCTGGCCACCCTACCCTCGCATGCAGGCGAATGGCTGCAATGGCATGGCGAGAGCCTGACCTACCTGTATGGCAAGGACTTCAAGGTCAACCCTGATATCCAGCAAACCATCACGTTCGAGCACGCCAACAAATGGAAGTACGGCGACACCTTCATGTTCGTCGACAAGATCTTCTACAACGGCAAGGCCGACGCCAGCAAAGGCGTGACCACCTACTACGGCGAGTTCAGCCCGCGCCTGTCGTTCGGCAAGATCTTCGACCAGAAACTTGCCTTCGGCCCTATCAAGGACGTGCTGTTGGCCATGACCTACGAGCGTGGCGAAGGCGACAACGAAGCCTACCTGATCGGCCCCGGCTTTGACCTGAACATCCCCGGCTTCAACTATTTCACCCTCAACTTCTACGTGCGCAACACCGAGGGCAGCCGCCCCGGCGACAACGTCTGGCAGATCACCCCTGGCTGGTCGTACACCATCGCCGTGGGCAGGTCTGACATTCTGATCGACGGTTACATGGACTGGGTCCCCGACAACGACCAGACCCGCCGTGGCACCTATCACGCCAACCTGCACTTCAACCCGCAGGTCAAATACGACTTGGGCAAGGCGCTGAACCTGGGCGCCAAGCAGCTCTACGTGGGCTTTGAGTACAGCTACTGGAAGGACAAATACGGCATCGACAGCCGCGGCAACCTGGAAAGCAACCAGAGCGTCGCCAGTGCCCTGATCAAAGTGCATTTCTAA
- a CDS encoding urate hydroxylase PuuD, with protein MEAHLHEWLNLSIRWVHMITGVAWIGASFYFVWLENHLNRSNPRDGLSGDLWAIHGGGIYHLEKYKLAPPKMPENLHWFKWEAYFTWMSGIALLCVVFYWNPALYLLAPGSTLSGAEGVAIGIGSLIAGWFIYDFLCDSPLGKKPALLGGVLFVLIIAACWGFSLVFSGRGAYLHTGAIIGTIMVGNVFRIIMPAQRQLVAAIENNQTPDPVLPAKGLLRSRHNNYFTLPVLFIMISNHFPSTYGSQYNWLILAGIAVAAVLIRHYFNTRHDSNKYAWTLPVGALAMICLAYVTGPKPMAVSPEQAAAKVEYQPLPATAVGGKTAAEQRAEDAAKAAEAPAAPAQAPAQAAAQAGGGDFDKIHNVIQERCTVCHSSKPTSPLFSAAPAGVMFDTPQQIQAQAARIQAQAVASQIMPLGNITQMTTEERKLVGDWIAKGAQVN; from the coding sequence GTGGAAGCACACCTTCACGAATGGCTGAACCTGAGCATTCGCTGGGTTCACATGATCACCGGTGTCGCCTGGATCGGTGCATCGTTCTACTTCGTCTGGCTGGAGAACCACCTGAACCGAAGCAACCCGCGCGATGGGTTGTCGGGTGATCTCTGGGCAATTCACGGCGGTGGTATCTACCACCTGGAGAAATACAAGCTCGCACCCCCGAAAATGCCCGAGAACCTGCACTGGTTCAAATGGGAAGCCTACTTCACCTGGATGTCCGGTATCGCCCTGCTGTGCGTGGTGTTCTACTGGAACCCGGCGCTGTACCTGCTGGCCCCTGGCAGCACCCTGAGCGGTGCCGAAGGCGTGGCCATCGGTATCGGCTCGCTGATCGCTGGCTGGTTCATCTACGACTTCCTGTGCGACTCGCCCCTGGGCAAGAAGCCAGCGCTGCTCGGCGGTGTGCTGTTCGTGCTGATCATCGCCGCCTGCTGGGGCTTCAGCCTGGTGTTCAGCGGCCGTGGTGCATACCTGCACACCGGCGCGATCATCGGCACCATCATGGTCGGTAACGTGTTCCGCATCATCATGCCGGCCCAGCGCCAGCTGGTGGCGGCGATCGAGAACAACCAGACGCCCGACCCGGTGCTGCCGGCCAAGGGCCTGCTGCGCTCGCGCCACAACAACTACTTCACCCTGCCGGTGCTGTTCATCATGATCAGCAACCATTTCCCGAGCACCTACGGTAGCCAGTACAACTGGCTGATCCTGGCCGGTATCGCAGTAGCCGCGGTTCTGATCCGCCACTACTTCAACACCCGCCACGACAGCAACAAGTACGCCTGGACCCTGCCGGTCGGCGCCCTGGCGATGATCTGCCTGGCCTACGTCACCGGTCCGAAACCGATGGCCGTAAGCCCTGAGCAAGCGGCAGCGAAGGTCGAGTACCAGCCGCTGCCTGCGACTGCCGTCGGTGGCAAGACCGCTGCCGAGCAGCGCGCCGAGGACGCAGCCAAGGCTGCCGAAGCGCCGGCTGCACCAGCGCAAGCACCGGCCCAGGCCGCTGCCCAGGCCGGCGGTGGCGACTTCGACAAGATCCACAATGTCATCCAGGAACGCTGCACCGTGTGCCACTCGTCCAAGCCGACCAGCCCACTGTTCAGCGCCGCCCCTGCCGGCGTGATGTTCGACACCCCGCAGCAGATCCAGGCCCAGGCCGCGCGCATCCAGGCGCAAGCGGTCGCCAGCCAGATCATGCCGCTGGGCAACATCACCCAGATGACCACCGAAGAGCGCAAGCTCGTCGGCGACTGGATCGCCAAAGGTGCCCAGGTCAATTGA